The Oncorhynchus tshawytscha isolate Ot180627B linkage group LG08, Otsh_v2.0, whole genome shotgun sequence genome window below encodes:
- the LOC112256484 gene encoding akirin-2: MACGATLKRTMDFDPLMSPTSPKRRRCIPVSPSSSPRKYLRMEPSPFGEVSSRLSAEQILNNIKQEYKRIQKRKHIDGVYQQTEGCYSPESPPHLSGSSMPGTSAGGSSPSKKEQPLFTLRQVGMICERLLKEREDKVREEYEETMTSKLAEQYDTFVKFTHDQLMRRFGEQPASYVS; the protein is encoded by the exons ATGGCGTGTGGAGCGACCCTGAAAAGGACCATGGATTTTGATCCATTGATGAGTCCGACGTCCCCTAAAAGGAGAAGATGTATTCCGGTgtccccatcatcatcaccacggAAATACCTTCGCATGGAGCCGTCACCATTTGGAGAAGTGTCATCCAGACTATCAGCTG AGCAAATTCTGAACAACATCAAGCAGGAGTACAAACGCATTCAGAAGAGAAAGCACATAGATGGAGTTTACCAACAGACAGAGGGTTGCTACTCGCCAGAGTCTCCACCCCATCTTAGTGGATCCAGTATGCCAG GCACATCTGCTGGAGGTTCTTCTCCATCAAAGAAAGAACAGCCCTTATTTACTCTTAGACAAGTTGGAATGATTTGTGAACGTCTACTGAAGGAGCGTGAAGACAAAGTGCGGGAGGAATATGAGGAGACCATGACTTCCAAGTTGGCAG AACAATATGACACTTTTGTGAAGTTTACACATGACCAGTTGATGCGAAGATTTGGAGAGCAACCTGCAagct ATGTTTCCTGA